TACACACTAAATTTATGATAGGAAAGGCGTGAAAACACAGAAGACATTACCTATATTTACCTTATTAAAATAACACAAACTACTGTAGAGTAAACTTATTTTACACAGATACACCCAAACAATGGCAGGAGtgtgagaaaaaaaattatatagtATATGGTCTCAAAAATCTCTGAGTTTCCTTCCATGAAAACACTCACGACTAGGTCATCCCTGAGAACAAGATTTGGTTCAGTAGGAAGTGCATCCAAGATACGTTGGGAATAATATTACAACCTCTCTGAAAATCTCCTTTTTACCTCGTCAAAGATAAGATTTACAATAGGAAAAGTCCAAGAAAAATTGAGTTGAAGACGTGATCACTGATACCTGTCAGAAAAATATCTAGTATTGTTTTATTGGACCATTTGCAACAACAGATTCTGCCAAATTTGGGCAGTATTAACAAAATTCAATCAGGGGTCTCAAACCTCGTAGAATATTATTGTACTAGTATTATTTTCGTTTTGTGTTGAGTAGCCCTAACAATAAGAGTaaactgaatgaatgagtcaAGATTTAATGCATGATTAAGTTACAGTCCTTCGAATTTGAGACCCCAGTAATAAAGAATCGTTACCAAAAAACCTATTTTAAAAAATCCAACAAAGATTACAGTAAAATATACAGTCAAAACTTGGTGTCCTGGATTTCTTTTTATTTACCCTGATTTTAAAATGCAGTCAAGCATTTAGAATTTATTAACAATAATTGATATTTTGTGCATAATAAGAAAAAAAGGAAATTGGAAAGAACAAACAATCTTAGCTCTCGTCCTCTTCTTCGTCCACCTCAACATCCTCCTCTTTATCTTGGTCTCTGACCTTGCGACCTCGTGATTCATCCACGTCTTCCACGTCCACCTCTTCATCCTTCTCTCCGTACGATGAGTCCTCATCCTCtctggcatcctggtcgctgtcATCAGAGCCTGGGGAATGGAGATGATCAGACCTTTTATAATGGGCTTCCCACTCTGAGCCAATGGGGTGATTAGTATGGGATATAAACAGGGGGGTTTAACACTGGATTATGGTGAAAGCCCAGGAGTAGGAATATAATTATGTTGTGCAATTGTGTGTGAATGGTGAAAACAGTAAGTGGTGGATTGAAGTATCAGGTAACCAAAATGGATACACAAATTGACAAAGCACCCCTTAATCCAATAATCTTCCAAAATATAACTTCCAATGATTGTACAAAACATCTCTTGCATTTAAAGTAAAAACAGTCCTTCAGTTTTTGCAGAATAGGCTGCTGAGTTGGCATTTCAAAATCACGGTCTCCTGAACCATTGAAATAAATAGACTTTCATCCAAACAATGACTTCATGTTCTAAACTGAGCTGCAAAGCCGAGCAGCAGATCCAACAACCCTCCATAATAACATTTCTGCTTGTGGACAATGTCTTACCGTCTATTGCAACCTCTCCGTCATCATCCTCCTCTGGGCTTTCATCTGATTCTGAGGACATATTCGCTGTCTATTCAGTTTCACCTGGATTACTCATACAGGGACATCTTACTACACACGTATACACATTTCTCAGGaagtagaggtaaaccagcagaCACTGTGGCCCTAAAGGACTGGAATCAAAGCATATGTTGTGCACATCTGTGTTGGAGCATAAAACCTGACTCATCACATTGTCTTTTCTGTAAACCAGCAGACAGTGTAGCCCTAAGGGACTGGAATCATGGGCTTCTAAAGCTCTATTACACTATTGACTAACCTGCATCTCGGCCCCCATGCTCCtcgtcctcttcctcatcctcctcttccctgcTAAGACCTCGTCCAGACTTAGCCTGCTCttcttcatcttcatcatcatcatcatcatcatcatccgagTCAGAGATCACCACACAATCCTCCCTGTTGCTGTTGTCAGCTGGCTTGGGACCACTGGTGCTGTTGGAACCGTATGTTGTGATAGTTAGAACAATCTTTTTTTACACAAAATGCTTTCTAATAAAGGGTTATAAAAGTGTTTGGCAGTGTTTTAGGCTACATTACAGCACATAATAAAGTGGTTATAAAATGGTAATAGTATCATGAAGATGGAAAGTCCTTATTGAGCTAAGTTCCACGACAATAGGTTTTGTTGGGTTGCTTACCTGCCATTCTGCCTGGGTTCCCACAGTGGAGTCAAATAGTATCTGAGAGGGTTTCTGAAAAGGTCATCTTTCAGAATCTATAGATTCACACGGAACAAAGAGAGAAGAGTGTGTTGGAATAGTGCAGTAACCATAAGGATAATATACAGAGCCTAACATAAAGTCAGTCGTGTGATCACCAGTGGATCTGTGCAATGCGTCTTTGCTGGATTACTCCATGCATGTTAGACTGTGCACCAGCTCTCAACCTATGCCTGGCAGTGAGCATGCCGTTACCTGTGCTATGTCGTCCCGGCCAGGACTGGCGTGGTCGCTGAACCAGCTGAAGAAGGTCTGGTAGACGCCGCGTCCCGACCTCCTGGGCTCACTGTGAAGCGTCAGGTTCTGCCCGCGGTGCCACAGGATGGGGTTGGAGAAAGACACTGGAGATCCTGTGAGAGAACATATAACAGGGGAAGGATATCCTCATTATTGGCCTCATTTACGGCCAATACCTGATTACACATCTACATCTACACCTGTCAAAGATGTAGGGACACCTGGTCCATGTAAAATGTGGCATCCTAGCAAGATAGATATGACAACTGGATCTGTCACTCACCTGCCATTCCAAGGTGGAGCTCCTTCACGATGATGTTGTTCTGGAAGTAAGGATTCCGTTTGAAGTGGAACCCGATTCTGTAACCAAGCTTGTTGGTCTTGAAGGATTCAATCTAAGGAGACAAGAATACATTTTAATTTCAGGGGAGCAATAGAACATTTATTCAGAAGACTTTAAAAAAATCATTACATTTTCACTGTGATTATTTACTTACTTCAAGGTTGGTCATGTAACTGAGAGCGCCTTCATCTGTTTTGTCGATGTGAGCAGATAGATGAGGGTGGTTCAATAACTGTTGAGCTTTGAGCCAAGGGAAAAATACATGTGACATACCAACACACTCACAATCAAcaacatacgtgtgtgtgtgtaggagtattCAAAAGGATACTGCCGTGACCCAGAAGCCGGGGATGGCCTGTATGATGGAGCTACGCTGGTCCACGTATGGACGGCGCTGGCGGCTCAGTTTCAGCTCTAGCCGCTGGTGGAGCCGCGCACCTTTCTTCTCCAGAGCGTCCAGCCTCATCTGTACCTGCGCCAGAATGGCCACTGACTGTCGGATCTCCGGGGCCATCTTCACTGACACTATAGCGCACTCcccgtcatcatcatcattatctgaTGGGAAAGAGGAACTCGGTGTGGATGAAGATCCGGGTATTGAGTCGTCTTCCTCGTCCGCATCGGGCATGTCCTCGGCATCCTCCCTGTCAACTCCACGCAGTGAGGTAGAGCTGTCTGCCGCTGCTGCCTGTGTGTGAAGACCCCTTTCAGGTTTTGATCGTTCCTTTGAGGACTCCTGGTCACCACGCTTACCTTTGTGTCCCATTCTCTCATAATGTCCTACTTTTTTGGAGGAAAAGGACGTTTGTTTAACCTCGTCACCCGCAGCTGCTCCTGTGAGACTAGCAAGTGCCTCAGCGGCTGCTATAGCGGCCGAATCAGATTGGTCCAGTGAAGTTGAGGGTCGGCAATCTCCAGCACCAGCACTTCCCTGGGTTTTTACTTCCTTTGCATCGCTAGAGCCTGGTGCACCCGATAAAGGAGCACTGTTGGCGGCGCTGACATGTGCATCAGCACTGGATGGGTTATTGGCAGTGACAGCTGCACAAACCCCCCCCCAGGTTCCTTTTTCAGATCTAGTCCACTCTCCTCATTTCCACCATTCTTTTCTTCTATGGCTGGTACTTTATCGCCATCTTCCCCACTTTTGTTACCATGAGAATTCGATGGTAATTCACTGGACACCTCGCCGTCCACTTTGGCTAACTTACTTGGAAGAGGGGCCTGCCCAACCTGCTCGTCGGACTGACATCGTTTCTTCGGTGCGGAGTCTGCAGACTTTTTGCTATACCTCGTTTTTCCGCTCATTTTTGCCAATTAGTCTGCTGCGCTAGCTAACGCAATAGCCTACAAATTAGTTACCTAGCCTAGAGGGTAACGTTAGTGGAAATGTTTAAATAGCTAGATACAACTAGCTACCTTGTTCGTTGCACAaattactagctagctactagctcgTATTTTCTATAAACAGTTAGTAAGTTCCTTTTCCGCGTAAATTTAGCTAGAGGCCTACAGTACTGTAGCgcaagctagctggctagctagcttaccttGCGTGTGTTATTCGTGTTACAACTAGGTCCCGTTCTCTTAAAAGCAAGATATTAACTTAGCACTAATTgtgcattatttttttttaagtattataTTGAATAAAGTCCTGGTTTATAATTCCACAGAGTCCTGAAATTGTTTACATTTCTCCTTTCCCTCACTATTTCTCCAGCCGCGATGTTTATTACGTTACGAGATAGGAAAACAATCCACTGATTGGTTACAGTACGCCGCGCTGAAACATATCCACCAATCATACAAAGGAGGTATGTTTGAGTGAGTCAGCTTTACCAACAGAAGCTGCGCTGCATATTTTCAGTACTAGGGGGCGCGCACGTACACGTACACTGACATTGTATGCAGTACCCCGACACTCGATCTATTTTGATAGGATGATTTTTTCCTGGCCTACAATGTAGCCTTACCTTGATATGTGAATTGCAAAATACGTTGGGTTAGGAATAATTATGCACTTCATTGTAGGCCTACCAGCAATTGAAACTTGCTGATTATTACCGATGATTAAAATATAGTATATGGAGAAACAATGTCCAGTTGAATGTGCTGCCTGCTCGAAAGATGAGAGACTGATTTTCGCAGACAGAGAAAGGAAAGCAATATCAATTTCAACATCAATTTAGAACACCGGTTTCCCCTTATCATGCAAAATGCTTGCACATGACACCTGACAAGGGAGTATAGTTACATTAATGTCATGACAACAATGTTATCACTGTAGTAATTTAAGTGTTATAACACAGGTATAGAGCAACTTGGCCCTGTTTTTGTTCCAGTCCAAGTTATGGTCTCTGATAATATTGAATATGACCAAGTTGATAGAGTCTTGTACCAATCATGTTCTCTTTAATGACATTATTGCATAGCCAACCTACTAGCTTTCCATTCATGTAGTCAGCACTCAAAATTTGAAATAGGCCTATTATTTTTGCCTGACGACTCAACCTGAATTGCATTCAGTTGCTCAGGTGGCAGAGCAATGTGGATGGATAGCCAGGCAACTATTATTGGATCACAACAGACACAAAGGTGAATGGCAGCATTACTTATGCCACCTAGTGGATCAGATGGAGTAATGATCCAAAACAAGGAGTCTATGGAGTATGAGAATGAGAACCACACCATTCATTTACCATCAGTAACAGAGCACAAGACAGTATATTATTTTTTACTAGGAAGGTCTACAATATGCTCGATTATCCATATAGGCCTAGCTATGATTATTTAGATTAAACATGTCATACAACCTACACTCACCGGCCCTTTTATCAGGTACACCATCCCATTCACGAAAATGGTTTGCTCCTACAGTGAGTCATTTGGCCAtggctatataaagcaggcagacaggcatcgaggcattcagttactaatcgattgaatgttagaatgggcaaaacgagtgacctaagtgacattgagcgtggtatgatcggcAGTGTCAGGCGtcggatccagtatctcagaaatggcAGCCCTCCTGGCCTTTCACACACGACAGTGTCCagggtttactgagaatggtttgacaaacaaaaaacatccagtcagcttcagtcctgtgggcgaaaacagctcatGGATGaaagaggtcgaaggagaatggcaagaatcgtgcaagctaacaggtgggCCAACAACAGACAAATAACgtcgcagtacaacagtggtgtgcagaacggcatcttggAACGCACAACTCATCGATCCTTGTCAtgaatgggctattgcagcagacgactaGAAGAAGCGGCTACAGTGGGAACGCGATcaacaacactggacaattgagaagtggaaaaacattgcctagtCTGTCGAATCTCGGTTCCTGttgtgtcatgctgatggcagagtcaggatttggagaaagcagcatgagtccatggaccccTCCTGcctggtacaggctggtggcggtggtgtactgGTGAAGGGAATCTTAATTGgacctatattgtcacagcaaaataatcctgctgcaacaggatttgaacgtttagtccataatgttacttgatcggtggttaggctattagctggccaaaagtaagctacatgaaaagtgcaatactgttataACCATGTGTTAGCATGGGTTTTCAGTGAACGTATGTCaatcacaaagctcatctgcatttcaagaaaattctcagcaacaaatgaATGATTAAATTAAAATTCCTGTAGAATTATGAAATAATAACTCCCTACATATTAtattgtaggctatagcctactgTAGGTTATGTGCTTATTGTCGTATGTTTAAAGACAACGATGTAATGGCAAATATGGCGATTTGATGAAGCATCACATTCTGATAGGCATTCCAAGAGCCCTTTAAATACACTGTAGCCCTTTGTGACACAATGTGACGTTACATAATAAAAAAGAACATGAtgtgacatcatgggaatatTCCATTCACAGAGAGTAAAGGACTGAAATATCATAATAAAACAAAAAAGCATCCTGTGGTTCGATCAGAAGGGAAACCCTTCAGGTAAGGTAAAGGAACTTAAAAACAAATCTAACATTGATGTACAATACTGTTGTAATTTGTTATGGCATATTACATAGCCAAATAATAAGAACAATACAGAAGAAAACATAGGATTGACCATAATATCCTTTTGAACTGTTTAGGCGTGGTTTATTTCGGTCTAATATTATTTATGAATATAAAGGCATGTTTCCAAACAGAGTGTAGTAGCCTAAAGTGTAGCGTTGGAGATGGGCGTGTATGGTCTCGGCAAACCGAAACAGAGGGTGGAGTCGCCAGTCCAGGGTTGTACCAACTTAAATAGCAAATTTGGAGCAGGCAATACACAGCTAAAATTAGACTGTTATTCCCCTGGGAATAAGACCTAACTAAAGTTCCAGCTAAGGTCTTCTAAACAAGGAGGACTACCCTGTACGAGCAACAAATGTTGGTATAATAGAGACTAGCACTTGCTCCTCAGTACTCCATTGCCGTCATGCTGTACAACACGTTCTGAAACTCAGGAGAAGTGGCAGTTCTGTTCGTAACGCTGGGTTAAACCTGTACAAACCCATACCACTGGATTCTATTGGATTCTATCCTCTGACCAGTGCTGTTGACAGGCGACTCGAAGGGTGAATAGCCGAGAAAATGTCTTTTTTAACCATACCATCCCAGGAGGGTCTTTTCACCAAGGTGAAGAAAGAGGGGTCATCCGGAGAAGGACGGTGTTATGACGAAGGACAGTGTAATTCGGATGAAGAATATGAAGACAGCGAGGAGACAAACGTGCGTCTCATCCCCAGGTGCTCTCCTATCCCAAGGAAACGCGGCCGGTCCATCTATGATGAGACCGCAGAGTATCTGAAAATCAAAGATGCAATTCCTAGCAGGAGAGTGTCGTTTGCCGATACAACAGGTAGAGACCTAACCGACGTTAGGGAATTCGTCCAATTTGATtcggatgatgaggatgatgccaGGTGGGAAGAAGAGGAGGCAAAATACCGACCGAAAATCCGTGAACCGACCTACCGCATAAACCCGGAGTGGACCATTCCCACTGCCGCTGCCCTGACGAAAGCAGTGCACACTAATAAAGTAGAGGTGGAGAGTGTGTCACCCATTGAAGACGAGCCCTTGGCATTTAACGTGTTTATTCGAGTGCTTAATATTTCATTTAACAAAACTGTGTGCATTCGATCAACTATGGACAGCTGGAGCACCTACTTTGATTGTCCAGCAGATTATGTCCAGGGCGACGGTGAGACTGATACATTTTCCTTCAAGCTCTCCTTCTGCCCACCGTATCTTCACCATGGGGCTCGCATTGAGTTTGTTGTCCGTTACGAAACTCCAGATGGCGATTACTGGGCGAACAACTCGCACATGAATTACGCGGTAACTCTTCTCGTGTCCTACGAAGACGATGTAGCACAAGCTAGCCCTTTTGATATGCCAGACCTTACAAGTATCCTGAAAACTGAAAGCAGTTACAGGTAAATTCCCTTGATCATCATCCAAGCATCCTATCAATCTGTTGACGTAAAACAAAATAGACCTAGGCCTACTTACCGTAGGctatgtacagtaggcctatagcctaaGCCTAAGGAATGCAAACATGGAAAGGAATGGAAGATAATAGCAAGCCTATAATAAGATGATAATACAATCTGCTATTACACTTTCACACGAATCACATTTGATAATAGTTTTGAGGGACTACTGTGGTGCTACTACAGTGATGAAAGTTGTCTAAGGGGTTGTGAGGAAGTCAGGGTGAAAGGTCTCAGGACCACTTCTTCCAGGAACACTTGTTTTAGTGCACTGTAAAAATAGAAAGACTCAAAACACCATGATTGTGTAATGAAACCATGAAAAGTAGTGCATCTATCCTGAGAGCTGTTGTTTGGAGGGTGTTTGAATGTAAACCCACCAACGTGTACGAGATTCTccagtacttttgtatactttttagccagtaggtCTGAAAGTActgctcacgagccaaaagtggccCTGAGAATTGCGTACTACGTCACATATGAACAGATAcgtgcaccacgtcattgctctctcgctcactctgcTGTGTATGCATCTGGCTAGCTGTCACTGAAATGGCGAGCGGCTGAAACTCATTGGCTAGAACTTGAATTGCTAGGGGTCTGGCGCACGTGAGGGAAAATGGCGCAGAACAGCTTCCAGAAAAAAACATAGCTTTCAAActaattgaggtaaaacagtgATTCTGCTCAGAGATtgtgcatgtatgaactacagacacatccagcccaaagcgggaggttaaaaaaaatatgtatttatcggcaaagttccggagcatgtctttaataaTAATTAATTCAACTAATTTCAATGATTTCTTAATTTCATTTGaccaattaaaataaataaatcatccaACTTAATATCTTTCTCAAAATGTAAGTAGATTTATTTATGAGGATAAACTAAGATAGAGAACATTTAGTGATCGAACTAATTAGACGTCTGGTTTTAATCTCCTTGCACTTCCTTTCTTGCCAAATCTTGGATTGTGggtaatattttttgttgttgaacttTATGATTATTTTACACAATGTTGTATGCACGTTTGAAGAAAGAAAAGTATACTTATATATTAGTATTAAGCAGCTTTTTGTGTCATGAGGTGTAATGGATCATGATTAACAGATATCAAAACCATCAGGCATAATGACGATCACTAATGAGACGTCCCATTCCCACATTTCCAACTTTTAATGGTAGAGGTAAATACAGTATCCTGCAATCCTTGCTTTAAAACCTCAAGCCACTGCTGGTGGATTGAGCACTGTGCTCAGCAGTGCCTGCCCAAATGGGATAAACTGGCAAATGATCAGATACATTCATCAGTTAAAATGTTCCCGAAGAAGGTATTCTGCACTAGACAGGATGTGAAACATCATAATAATGTTTTGAAGCTTTAGAGAGAGGAAATGTCACCAAAAGAAAAGGGATCTATTTCTGCACTAAACAGAACTTGAAATACCAACATAGTGTTTTCAACCTTTTCTGGTAGTGCTCCCTGTCCCGGCAAGGTGTTGCACAACACTTGATTAAGTGGAGTTACAACACACCCCATGtcatgtttcaaaacatctcaggATGATGTGTCTCAATACACCTGCAAAggtaaagggatacttcgggattttgtcaATAAAGCCCTTCATCGACAATACTACagaggtagttttgtgagccaatgctaactagcattagacGCATTgccttccccgtagctcagttggtagagcatggtgtttgcaacgccagggttgtgggttcgattcccacggggggccaagtacgaagaagaaaaaaaaaaaaattgtatgaaaatgaaatgtatgcattcactactgtaagtcgctctggataagagcgtctgctaaatgactaaaatgtaaatgtaaaattgactagaagtctatggtatcgactagcatgctagcagttaccatagacttccagtcattgcgctaatgctagtttaCAATTGCACTAACGCTGCACGCAGAGACAAAAATGATATCCACAAGCTCATCTGActgtggggaagtagataaagggcttcattgccagaatcctgaagtatccctttaaggtttGTTCTCCTTTGAGTGAGTGGCTGCTCAGTTGCCACTAGTTTTGGGGTTACAAAGCACTTCATTTTAACAGAGTGGTTGGTTGCAGACAGTGCTTGCCATATAATAGGCCTACCCACCCAGTGTAGTTACGCAAAATCAGATTTGGTTTGCATCAGTGGTTTATGTGGGACAATCTCATAATATTTCAACCAGGTTATATTTTGTGATCCAGTCTCCAGTACATTGAAGGGGGGCGGAGATGgcggacacatgcacacacaccctctcagaaTGCCAGCAATCCAGGGGTGTATGAGCTGTGAGGGGGATTGAAATAGCTTGTACAAGGCAGGTGTCACTTTCAGCCCCGCCGTTCTCTGACACTTACCCCTGACCTTTCAATGGAAAACCACAGTTGACATCAGTCCAATCCGGTTTCAATGGAATAGGTCATCTCTGAGGCTCCACCTGACTCCTCCCCTTATTGCTCCTTTTGACCTTATTCCTCTAAAGCAATCTGATCGTCTGCAGGGCTCTGCTTTTCATTGACAGGATCATTTCATTTTCAGTGTAGGCTGATAGATAGGCTAGATGGATAGATAGGAAGTGTCCTTCTCTCATAAATGaccaattgtctaattcacaccaCTATTCTTAAAATGATGGTTGTCGCCCTCATATTTGGCAGTCAATTGTGCATCACAGTGTATGCATCAACTGCCACCATGTGATCAATGGAAAACATCACCCCATCATTAAACCCCAAGGCATAATATAAAAACAGTGTATCTAGATTTCTGTAGTTTTCCACTGCCTCTTAACACTTGGCATCTGTCTGCAATGGCG
The window above is part of the Salmo salar chromosome ssa15, Ssal_v3.1, whole genome shotgun sequence genome. Proteins encoded here:
- the LOC106572381 gene encoding protein SET isoform X2, producing the protein MGHKGKRGDQESSKERSKPERGLHTQAAAADSSTSLRGVDREDAEDMPDADEEDDSIPGSSSTPSSSFPSDNDDDDGECAIVSVKMAPEIRQSVAILAQVQMRLDALEKKGARLHQRLELKLSRQRRPYVDQRSSIIQAIPGFWVTALLNHPHLSAHIDKTDEGALSYMTNLEIESFKTNKLGYRIGFHFKRNPYFQNNIIVKELHLGMAGSPVSFSNPILWHRGQNLTLHSEPRRSGRGVYQTFFSWFSDHASPGRDDIAQILKDDLFRNPLRYYLTPLWEPRQNGSTSGPKPADNSNREDCVVISDSDDDDDDDDEDEEEQAKSGRGLSREEEDEEEDEEHGGRDAGSDDSDQDAREDEDSSYGEKDEEVDVEDVDESRGRKVRDQDKEEDVEVDEEEDES
- the LOC106572381 gene encoding protein SET isoform X1 yields the protein MGHKGKRGDQESSKERSKPERGLHTQAAAADSSTSLRGVDREDAEDMPDADEEDDSIPGSSSTPSSSFPSDNDDDDGECAIVSVKMAPEIRQSVAILAQVQMRLDALEKKGARLHQRLELKLSRQRRPYVDQRSSIIQAIPGFWVTALLNHPHLSAHIDKTDEGALSYMTNLEIESFKTNKLGYRIGFHFKRNPYFQNNIIVKELHLGMAGSPVSFSNPILWHRGQNLTLHSEPRRSGRGVYQTFFSWFSDHASPGRDDIAQILKDDLFRNPLRYYLTPLWEPRQNGSTSGPKPADNSNREDCVVISDSDDDDDDDDEDEEEQAKSGRGLSREEEDEEEDEEHGGRDAESDESPEEDDDGEVAIDGSDDSDQDAREDEDSSYGEKDEEVDVEDVDESRGRKVRDQDKEEDVEVDEEEDES